The segment TGTGGTGGATTCTTTTCTGGGCCGCAGGACAGGAACTGGGCGAACCGGAACAACCGATTCTCAGCCACTGGACGTCCATTTGGAATGAACTGATGGACAAACCGGAAAGTCATCACATCAAAGAAGCGTTGGATGACTTCATGCCCAAAAGTCAAATTCTGATTGCCAGAAAAGCCGCATAGTTTTTCGAATTGCGACGTTGCAACGCTTCTGTCGAAAAGCGAGAGACCAGTTTGTTCGCTTGCAGATCACAGACGCATGGACTGACTGGTTCGAGCCATTTGTCTGGCGGCTATTATTTAGTCGTCGTATCAGCAGATCGCTCTGCGTACCGATACGTAAAAGAATGTCGCGGCTTTCACCGCATCTCAAAACTTGAACTCAAGATTTTTCAGAAAACAGCATGGACGCTCGTGAGGAAAATGGTTTCGCTGTGATTCGAAGTGAGCCTCGAAAGGTCATTCTCTTAAGCTCTTACGGCACGGGAGCACAAAACGGAAAGAACTTGGGCTCACCGGGTTACTCGCATGACATCGTGATGCAGCTTTATGCTCCGCTGTTGAAATCATGGGGAGACGTCATCTCGATTGCGGACCCGTGGAACAATCTTGAGTCAGCTATTGTTGATGCTCGAGAACGTGGCCTCGACCCGATCCATCTGTCAGTAATTCCCTGCCAGGACGCATACCTGTCCGTGAATGCTCCAAACGTTTTAATGCCGGCATGGGAATTTCCGGATATCCCCGATCACGACTTTGGTCTTAATCCTCAGAACGATTGGACGAAAGTGGCGAGCAAGTGTGACGCCCTGATCGTAAGTGGCCCATTTACGTCCAACGCATTTCGGAAATCGGGCGTGAAAGTTCCAATTCATCATGTGCAGGTTCCGACACCGGAGTCCTATTTTGAATTGAAACCGTGGCGGAATGATCAAACGCGATCAATCAAGTGCACTGGGTATAGCTTCCAACACGACGAGAAAGAAGCGGATAAAATCCCACTTCCGATTGCAGCGCCGCACAGAAAACCCAAATCCGGACTAAAGAAAGTTGGCCGGAAGGTAGAAAAAGCGATTCGCGACAGAGTCCGGGCAACGGTCAATGACGAACTCTATCGCAAGATATCCAATCGATTCAAGAAGTCCAAAAAGATCAACATCTTGCCGGCAAGATTTGAAGTGGACCAGCTCGACCTGAGTGGCGTTGTATACACCAGCATTTTCAACCCCAACGACGGCAGAAAAAATTGGCAAGACCTGATCACTTCCTTCCTGGTGGCTCTTGGCGAAAGGGACGACGCGACACTGGTTGTAAAGCTGGTGACGCGAGACAGCGTTGCCGTCGCAAAGTTTCTGCGATTTTATCGGGGCAGGGACATCGACCAGCGTTGTCGCGTGATCGTAACTTCGGAGTATCTCACGGACCAGCAGCTCGTTGATTTGACGGAAGCATCGACCTATTACATTCAGACGACCAAGGCTGAAGGCAACTGTCTTCCACTGATGAATTTTCTGGCCGCTGGCAGACCCGGCATCTCTCCGTGCCATTCAGCGATTTCGGATTACTTTGACGATGAGATCGGATTTGTTGCAGACTCAAACCCCGAGCCCGCTGCATGGCCACACGATCCACATTTACGAACGCGTTCAACCTGGGGGCGGCTGGTTTGGACTTCGATGGTCGATCAGATTCGCAAGAGCTACCAAATCGCGAAAGATTCCCCGGAAACATACAACGAAATCAGTCAACGCTCTCGCGAGCGACTAAGAAGTTGGGCCAGTCCCGACTGCGTTCAAGGGAGACTCATTGAAGCATTGGACGACGTCTACGAATCTCGCTCCCATGCAGATCCCGTTCACGAAAACGTTAGGCCGGCAGAGGTGAAACGACCTACTCGAAAAGCTGCATGAATCGAAATGTTCTGGTTCATACACCCGAACGACTACCTCGCCACGCTTTCAACTCGTAAGAATGTTCAGTAACTGACGATGATAAATTTCCTCAGAGTTATCAAACTTTCGTTGGTCAACAAGTGGAAGATTACCGCGTTGTTGGTCAATTCGTTGATCATCGGCCTGCTGTGGGGCTGTAGCATTTCCGCCGTCTACCCTTTCGTCGAAGTTGTTTTCTCAGGGAACACGATTGAGACGTGGCTGGTTTCGGAGATCGAAAAAACGGACGAGAAGATTGCTGAGCTTCAAATTACGTGCTCAGACCTAAAGTTGAAAGTTGGCGATTCTGGCAATTCGACTCAGCTTCGTAACGAACTCGACACCCATTCGCGAAGACTGATTGCCGAAGAGAAAGCGAACCAACTGTATCGCACCGTCATGCCGTGGATCGAAGGGCGAGTCCCCCAGACACCGTTTGGGACGTTGGTTTTCGTGATGAGCACGCTGATCATGATCACGATTATAAAGGGCGTTTGCCTCGTTCTCAATTCAGTGCTAGTCGCTCAAATTGCACAACGCACTGCGCTGGTCATGCGGCGACAATTCTACTCGTCTGCCGTCAAGATGGATCAGTTGACGATCGACCAGAAAGGCACATCAGCAATGCAGACGATGTTGATTTACAACCTCAACCTCGTCACCGCGGGTTTGATCAGCCTGTACGGAAAAGGTACGCGTGAGCCTTTGAAAATGCTGGTCTGTCTGGTGTTGGCGGCCTGCATTTCGTGGAAATTGCTGCTCCTCACGATGGTCGTCGCGCCGATCGCTGGCTTTGTAATCAACCGCATTTCCCAACACATGCGAACGGCCGCCCAAAGAGAACTTGGGGGAATCGCGGGCGTCCTGCAATCGACAATGGAGTCCTTGAGTGCTCTGCGAACGGTTCGCATTTTCAATCGGGAACGCACCGAGAAAGCCCGCTTCAATCGCTTTTCGAAAACGCTTTACAACCTCGGCGTCAAGCAAGCGTTCTTTGATTCGCTGCTCCGACCTACAACAGAATTGGCAGGCATGGTCTGCGTTGCGATTGCCTTGCTGGCCGGCGGATATCTGGTTTTGAACGACACGACGCACCTCTTGGGCGTGCGAATGAGTGACAGGCCGATGACGGTCAGTTCGGTTTTCCTGTTTTTTGCGATGCTGGCCGGAATCAGCGAACCGGCAAGAAAGATGAGCGAGATCTACAACACGTTGGTTCGCGCTGACGTTTCTTCCAAAGGGCTTTACGATTTCTTCGAAGTCGAACCGGAAATCCAAACGCCAAAAAACCCAAGCCAGCTACCTCTCCATTCCAAAGGGATTCGTTTCAAAAGCGTAAACTTTGCCTACAACTTGAAACAGATCACGCTCAAAAGGTTGGATCTGATCATCCCCTTTGGGCAAACCGTTGCGTTGATTGGACCAAACGGATCAGGCAAATCGACGTTGATCAACTTGCTTGCCAGATTCTACGACCCGCAATGGGGAGCCGTGCTTATTGATGGTGTCGACATCAAGAATGTCAATCCGCGTCACGTT is part of the Mariniblastus fucicola genome and harbors:
- a CDS encoding glycosyltransferase, encoding MDAREENGFAVIRSEPRKVILLSSYGTGAQNGKNLGSPGYSHDIVMQLYAPLLKSWGDVISIADPWNNLESAIVDARERGLDPIHLSVIPCQDAYLSVNAPNVLMPAWEFPDIPDHDFGLNPQNDWTKVASKCDALIVSGPFTSNAFRKSGVKVPIHHVQVPTPESYFELKPWRNDQTRSIKCTGYSFQHDEKEADKIPLPIAAPHRKPKSGLKKVGRKVEKAIRDRVRATVNDELYRKISNRFKKSKKINILPARFEVDQLDLSGVVYTSIFNPNDGRKNWQDLITSFLVALGERDDATLVVKLVTRDSVAVAKFLRFYRGRDIDQRCRVIVTSEYLTDQQLVDLTEASTYYIQTTKAEGNCLPLMNFLAAGRPGISPCHSAISDYFDDEIGFVADSNPEPAAWPHDPHLRTRSTWGRLVWTSMVDQIRKSYQIAKDSPETYNEISQRSRERLRSWASPDCVQGRLIEALDDVYESRSHADPVHENVRPAEVKRPTRKAA
- a CDS encoding ABC transporter ATP-binding protein, with amino-acid sequence MINFLRVIKLSLVNKWKITALLVNSLIIGLLWGCSISAVYPFVEVVFSGNTIETWLVSEIEKTDEKIAELQITCSDLKLKVGDSGNSTQLRNELDTHSRRLIAEEKANQLYRTVMPWIEGRVPQTPFGTLVFVMSTLIMITIIKGVCLVLNSVLVAQIAQRTALVMRRQFYSSAVKMDQLTIDQKGTSAMQTMLIYNLNLVTAGLISLYGKGTREPLKMLVCLVLAACISWKLLLLTMVVAPIAGFVINRISQHMRTAAQRELGGIAGVLQSTMESLSALRTVRIFNRERTEKARFNRFSKTLYNLGVKQAFFDSLLRPTTELAGMVCVAIALLAGGYLVLNDTTHLLGVRMSDRPMTVSSVFLFFAMLAGISEPARKMSEIYNTLVRADVSSKGLYDFFEVEPEIQTPKNPSQLPLHSKGIRFKSVNFAYNLKQITLKRLDLIIPFGQTVALIGPNGSGKSTLINLLARFYDPQWGAVLIDGVDIKNVNPRHVRKQMAMVTQDPVLFKGTVLENIQYGNMNATSDDILRAAEMARVTDFLDVLPKGFDTMVGDRGNTLSGGQRQRIALARAIVADPRILFLDEATSQVDVASEQLIHDSLKQFLKQRTTIIISHRPATLEIADRVIVLEQGQIEEDLSSTEYFERYGIKLDRKRVA